A window from Plectropomus leopardus isolate mb chromosome 21, YSFRI_Pleo_2.0, whole genome shotgun sequence encodes these proteins:
- the LOC121960419 gene encoding patched domain-containing protein 3-like yields MGCRRTDCLARLLSGLFEKLGSLVGSYPFYFFVIPLILSAALSGGFTFLKDREDNDFERQYTPRKGPSKATRAFVRENFPYNDSMFSEDRLYHKGNFASLIAVSTNGLNILTNPAFEDIIRLNNKILNITVHNGSLGFSDMCAKVNGECLTNIILEIISSNETDKTGITFPEHTHRSSSVFLGSVLGGVITDANSSVISAQAVKLLYYSDNKESTADAWKLWLRGFKKLLSEETGSKHIDVSYYTSKSRQEEIDSHTTDGFPLFLITYACAITFSVISCLRLDNVRNKVWVAVFGVFSSSLAVLSSFGLLLYIGVPFVITVANSPFLILGIGLNNMFIMVSDWQHTHVKDPVPKRMAHSYKEAIMSITITAVTDVLKFSIGVLSDFPAVQSFCLYTSTSIVFSYIYTITFFGAFLALNGRREASNRHWLTCMKIPSENSDHHPEIYNICCVGGDYDRNTGAEKKQPASNFFKDYYGPFLIKPCVKGAVICLFVVYLAASIYGCFHIQQGIELYDLAADNSHVTRFIIKDRQYFSSYGPSVMIIVSEEFPYWDKTKRHQLQGCLEDFKMLQFVDEDVYTSWLDSYLSYGQEAHLNLDDKDVFLQNLSKFFDLYPFFKQDLNLSGDVVYASRFFIQTVDIANASMEIHMLEGLKSTIKRCSAGSLLVYNQKFIFYDQYTVVVSSTIKNVCVITAVMMVVSLLLIPDPLCSLWVTGSIGSVTTGVTGFMSLWDVTLDSISMIAFTVCIGFTVDFSAHVSYVFASSKKTSPDDKAVDALSSLGYPILQGALSTILGVSVLATSGFHTFRTFFKIFFLVMLIGMVHGLIFIPVVLSLTTCRSNKDESKDNSLKISKL; encoded by the exons ATGGGCTGCAGACGCACTGACTGCCTGGCAAGACTTCTGTCAGGCCTTTTTGAGAAACTTGGATCACTCGTGGGCTCCtatcctttttatttctttgtgattCCTCTCATACTCTCAGCGGCGCTCAGCGGAGGCTTCACTTTTCTCAAAGACAGGGAGGATAATGACTTTGAACGACAGTATACACCCAGGAAAGGACCCTCGAAGGCCACAAGAGCTTTTGTGAGGGAAAACTTCCCCTACAATGACTCCATGTTTTCAGAGGACCGCCTGTACCACAAAGGCAACTTTGCATCTCTCATTGCTGTGTCCACTAATGGCTTAAATATACTAACAAATCCAGCCTTTGAGGACATCATCAGACTCAACAATAAGATCCTAAATATCACCGTACACAATGGGAGCCTTGGATTCAGTGACATGTGTGCAAAAGTCAACGGCGAATGTCTCACAAACATCATCCTGGAAATTATTAGCTCCAATGAAACTGATAAAACCGGCATCACTTTCCCCGAACACACGCACAGATCCAGTTCAGTGTTTCTGGGCTCGGTGCTCGGCGGGGTTATCACAGATGCCAACAGCTCAGTCATAAGTGCTCAGGCTGTAAAACTCCTCTACTACTCAGATAACAAGGAAAGCACAGCTGACGCCTGGAAATTATGGCTGAGGGGATTTAAGAAGCTGTTATCAGAAGAGACGGGCAGCAAACACATTGAC GTGTCTTACTACACCTCCAAATCCAGGCAGGAGGAGATTGACAGTCACACCACAGATGGCTTCCCTTTATTCCTCATCACTTATGCCTGCGCTATCACCTTCTCAGTGATATCCTGCCTGAG ATTGGACAATGTGAGGAATAAAGTGTGGGTGGCCGTCTTCGGCGTCTTCTCCTCCAGCCTGgctgtcctctcctcttttgGTTTACTGCTTTACATCGGAGTGCCATTCGTTATTACGGTCGCAAACTCTCCTTTCTTGATACTTG GAATTGGTCTCAATAACATGTTCATAATGGTGTCCGACTGGCAGCACACCCACGTGAAAGACCCGGTGCCGAAGAGGATGGCTCACTCCTACAAAGAAGCCATCATGTCCATCACCATCACCGCTGTGACTGACGTCCTCAAGTTCTCCATCGGCGTCCTGTCCGATTTCCCAGCGGTGCAGTCATTCTGCCTCTACACCAGCACCTCCATAGTGTTTTCCTACATCTACACAATCACCTTCTTCGGAGCGTTTCTGGCTCTAAATGGGAGGCGGGAAGCCAGCAACCGGCACTGGCTGACCTGCATGAAAATACCATCAGAAAATTCTGATCATCACCCTGAGATATATAACATCTGCTGTGTGGGAGGCGACTATGATAGGAACACTGGAGCAGAGAAAAAACAGCCAGCGAGTAATTTCTTCAAGGATTACTACGGCCCGTTTTTGATCAAACCCTGTGTCAAAGGGGCTGTAATCTGCCTCTTTGTGGTATATTTAGCTGCAAGTATTTATGGATGTTTCCATATACAACAGGGGATTGAGCTCTATGATCTGGCAGCTGATAACTCCCACGTTACCAGATTTATTATAAAGGATAGGCAGTATTTTTCTAGTTATGGCCCATCCGTGATGATTATTGTAAGTGAGGAGTTCCCATATTGGGATAAAACTAAGCGGCACCAACTTCAGGGATGCTTAGAGGACTTTAAGATGCTCCAGTTTGTAGACGAGGATGTTTACACGTCCTGGCTGGACTCTTATTTGTCATACGGACAAGAAGCACATTTAAACCTTGATGATAAGgatgtttttctccaaaacttATCTAAATTTTTTGATTTATATCCTTTTTTCAAGCAAGATTTGAACCTCAGTGGAGATGTCGTTTACGCGTCCCGGTTCTTCATCCAGACTGTGGATATCGCCAATGCCAGCATGGAAATTCACATGCTTGAAGGTCTTAAAAGCACCATAAAAAGATGCAGTGCAGGATCTTTGTTGGTCTACAATCAGAAGTTCATCTTCTATGATCAATACACCGTCGTAGTGAGCAGCACGATTAAAAACGTCTGCGtgatcacagccgtgatgatggTGGTCTCTCTCCTGCTGATTCCAGACCCGCTCTGCTCGTTATGGGTGACAGGTTCGATTGGTTCAGTGACCACGGGGGTGACTGGTTTCATGTCGCTATGGGATGTCACCCTTGATTCCATATCCATGATCGCTTTTACTGTCTGCATTGGCTTCACCGTCGATTTTTCAGCTCACGTGTCTTACGTCTTCGCCTCCAGCAAGAAAACGAGTCCCGATGACAAAGCTGTGGACGCTCTCTCTAGTTTAGGCTACCCCATCCTTCAAGGCGCCCTGTCCACCATTTTAGGCGTGTCGGTGTTGGCTACGTCTGGCTTTCACACGTTCAGaacgttttttaaaatcttttttcttgtcatgcTCATTGGGATGGTTCACGGCCTAATTTTTATTCCAGTAGTTCTGTCGTTAACTACATGCAGATCAAACAAAGATGAAAGTAAAGacaacagtttaaaaatcagcaaactaTGA